One window from the genome of Candidatus Omnitrophota bacterium encodes:
- a CDS encoding TPM domain-containing protein, protein MMRENRIFAARWAVMLFCLLVISGNVETSSANWPHPVNFVSDFAGIIPDNQEQSLNALARKLKELTGAELAVATISRIEEKGYGSIEDAAVDLFKQWGVGRESEDDGLLLLIAVKERKYRLEVGYGMESVIPDSVASRLTRTLLPDAFRQGRYGDGVMNLAAALVEKIAQDKNIPLNQFEISRLAAPKPQRSDASRRFKHDVFGKIAFGFTFIVFLILLSLYIRHPNLFLLYMFISGGGPRRRYWNGGSHFGGSGGFGGGFGGIGGGGSSFGDFGGGGSGSGGGGGGSFGGFGGGESGGGGASGGW, encoded by the coding sequence ATGATGCGGGAAAATAGAATTTTCGCGGCGCGATGGGCCGTTATGTTATTCTGTCTCCTAGTGATATCTGGAAATGTAGAGACGTCGAGCGCCAATTGGCCTCATCCCGTTAACTTCGTTTCGGATTTCGCTGGGATCATTCCCGATAACCAAGAACAATCTCTCAATGCGCTGGCGCGGAAATTGAAAGAATTGACGGGCGCCGAACTAGCTGTCGCCACGATTTCCAGAATAGAAGAAAAAGGCTATGGAAGCATCGAAGACGCCGCGGTGGATTTATTCAAGCAATGGGGCGTAGGCCGAGAGAGCGAAGACGACGGACTGCTGCTTCTCATCGCCGTCAAGGAGCGAAAATACCGCCTCGAAGTCGGCTATGGCATGGAAAGCGTCATCCCCGATTCCGTAGCCTCGCGGTTGACGCGGACGCTGCTGCCGGACGCTTTCCGGCAGGGTCGTTACGGCGACGGGGTAATGAATCTCGCCGCCGCGCTAGTGGAAAAAATCGCGCAGGATAAAAATATCCCCCTTAACCAATTCGAAATTTCCCGCTTGGCGGCGCCTAAGCCGCAACGGTCGGACGCTTCCCGGCGTTTTAAGCATGATGTATTCGGAAAAATTGCATTCGGATTCACATTTATTGTTTTCCTTATCTTATTATCGCTTTACATCCGCCATCCCAATTTGTTTTTACTCTATATGTTTATCAGCGGAGGTGGACCTCGCCGGAGATATTGGAACGGCGGATCGCATTTTGGCGGAAGCGGCGGTTTCGGCGGCGGTTTCGGCGGCATTGGCGGAGGAGGAAGCAGCTTCGGTGACTTTGGTGGAGGAGGCAGCGGGTCTGGAGGGGGTGGCGGAGGATCGTTCGGCGGCTTTGGCGGGGGAGAGTCCGGCGGCGGCGGCGCCAGCGGGGGATGGTGA
- the leuD gene encoding 3-isopropylmalate dehydratase small subunit — MKPFTTLTGIVAPLEALNVDTDQIIPKQFLKRIERTGYGEFLFFDWRYREDGELNPDFEPNAPRYQGASILLAKENFGCGSSREHAPWALNNYGFRCILAPSFADIFFNNCFNNGMLPIVLPTKTIDALFGEVRAQEGYRLTIDLKQQRIVKPDGAELAFSIDPFKKYCLLEGLDAIGLTLEHEEKIAAYEKKRGIA, encoded by the coding sequence ATGAAACCGTTCACGACCTTAACCGGAATCGTCGCGCCCTTGGAGGCGCTGAATGTGGATACCGATCAGATCATCCCCAAGCAGTTTCTGAAACGAATCGAGCGCACGGGGTATGGGGAGTTCCTTTTCTTCGATTGGCGCTATCGAGAGGACGGAGAGCTTAATCCCGATTTCGAACCCAACGCGCCGCGCTACCAAGGCGCCAGCATCCTGCTCGCCAAGGAGAATTTCGGCTGCGGATCTTCGCGGGAGCACGCGCCCTGGGCGCTGAACAATTACGGCTTCCGCTGCATCCTGGCGCCATCGTTCGCCGATATCTTTTTCAACAATTGCTTCAACAATGGAATGCTGCCCATCGTTCTGCCCACGAAAACGATCGACGCCCTGTTCGGAGAAGTTCGCGCCCAGGAAGGCTACCGTCTGACCATCGATCTCAAGCAGCAGAGAATCGTCAAACCGGACGGCGCCGAGCTTGCCTTTTCCATCGATCCTTTCAAAAAGTACTGCCTGCTGGAGGGATTGGACGCCATCGGATTGACGCTGGAACACGAAGAGAAGATCGCGGCTTACGAAAAGAAGCGGGGAATCGCCTGA
- a CDS encoding four helix bundle protein encodes MKNENHGILQRTKDFALRIIRLYTALPKTTEAQVIGKQILRSGTSVGAHVREGKRSRSDAEMISKTEGALQELEETIYWLELLVDSGIVKTELLSDLMNETNELIAILVSSVKTIKARRKNME; translated from the coding sequence ATGAAGAATGAAAATCATGGCATCCTTCAAAGGACGAAAGATTTTGCATTGCGGATTATCCGGCTTTATACAGCTTTACCAAAAACAACCGAAGCTCAAGTAATCGGTAAGCAGATATTACGTTCAGGAACATCTGTCGGCGCTCATGTCAGAGAAGGCAAGCGCAGCCGGTCCGACGCCGAAATGATTAGCAAGACCGAAGGCGCATTACAGGAATTGGAAGAAACGATATATTGGTTAGAACTTCTTGTAGATTCCGGCATAGTCAAAACTGAATTGCTTTCTGACCTGATGAATGAAACAAACGAACTAATAGCGATTTTGGTTTCCAGCGTAAAAACAATCAAAGCGCGAAGGAAAAATATGGAATGA
- a CDS encoding DUF1080 domain-containing protein — MWSLRNKIRFPLILALGLFLIGASPFAAEKKAEKPKIEKVKADKQKEKESKKEKTEKPKAKAVILFNGKDLSEWHGLSEASQWQVAKDAKLGEKDNKRFDIVPGEGIMVNGAGGNTCNLLSDYKHGDCRLHIEFNVPVGSNSGVYFQGLYEIQVLDSYQKTDLKYGDCGGVYARHKDGQDYEGHPPLVNASKAPGEWQSFDVVFRAPRFNEKGEKTENAKFMKVAHNGTVVHKNVEVTGPTRASLNESRQAPEAPAGPLMLQGDHGPVAYRNIKLTPLELK; from the coding sequence ATGTGGAGCCTGCGAAATAAAATCCGTTTTCCCCTTATTCTCGCATTAGGACTGTTTTTGATCGGCGCTTCGCCGTTCGCCGCCGAAAAGAAAGCGGAAAAACCGAAAATCGAAAAAGTCAAAGCGGATAAACAAAAAGAGAAAGAATCGAAGAAAGAAAAAACGGAAAAGCCAAAAGCCAAAGCAGTAATACTATTTAACGGTAAAGACCTGAGCGAATGGCATGGATTATCCGAAGCTAGCCAATGGCAGGTCGCTAAAGACGCGAAGCTCGGCGAAAAAGACAATAAGCGCTTCGACATCGTTCCCGGCGAAGGGATCATGGTCAATGGAGCGGGAGGAAATACCTGCAACCTTCTCAGCGATTATAAACACGGCGATTGCCGTTTGCATATTGAATTCAATGTGCCTGTCGGCTCCAATTCCGGCGTTTATTTTCAAGGATTATATGAAATTCAGGTGCTCGACAGTTACCAAAAGACGGACCTGAAATACGGCGATTGCGGCGGAGTCTACGCCCGCCACAAAGACGGACAAGACTACGAGGGACATCCGCCGCTCGTCAACGCCAGCAAGGCGCCCGGCGAATGGCAATCCTTCGACGTGGTTTTCCGCGCTCCGCGCTTCAACGAAAAAGGAGAGAAGACGGAGAACGCCAAATTCATGAAGGTGGCTCACAACGGAACGGTGGTTCATAAGAACGTGGAAGTAACCGGCCCCACGCGGGCTTCCTTGAACGAATCGCGCCAAGCCCCGGAAGCGCCGGCGGGGCCGCTGATGCTGCAAGGCGATCATGGGCCGGTGGCGTATCGCAACATCAAACTAACGCCGTTGGAATTGAAATAA
- a CDS encoding glycoside hydrolase family 9 protein, producing MRFLILLISLMFASPFCAKSEEAPVSPDIHVDQIGYLPSVNKIAFVSSPTGQPFKLLYAKTGKAAMKGMLSLEAAYDKASGSHIWAADFSVIGATGEYMLEVPGLGRSYSFRIDDGLYSQAALVAMKSFYFQRYGVGLAKPFAGPWAQKTPQPAEEIVHSSTEPEAAPIGIVGGWHDGGDNGRYAVNGSFAAGMLMLLHEISPQSFGDRSLNIPESGNGVPDILDETRWEIAWLLQMQDESGGVHHKLTPNEWIKTSPAAKEKEKLILFPISTAATAGASAVWAKAARLYSPYDATFAAECLAAAQKAWKFLEIHPNDGGFNNPDGAITKTYNDKDDSDERFWAAVELYRATEDARFLDVLRVMGEKRAPFLSASGYWGNVMPLAAAEMLCAAKDKFEAKMADEIVRDLLSLADSFVEKSQCEGYRQSIQPGEYTWGSNAVLLQNAFILCLANRIQPKEKYRRTLMDQWHYILGRNPLSRCFVTSLGSLSPQKPHHPLSMTDKVEEPIPGLLVGGPNQFLNDTILKNTFLIEAPPAVEYIDSEESFASNEVSISWNAVLTFVAASIAFF from the coding sequence TTGCGATTCCTTATTCTATTAATCTCCCTAATGTTCGCTTCCCCGTTTTGCGCCAAAAGCGAAGAAGCGCCCGTCTCGCCCGATATCCACGTCGATCAAATCGGCTATCTGCCTTCCGTCAATAAAATCGCGTTCGTCTCTTCTCCGACGGGCCAGCCGTTTAAATTGCTGTACGCTAAAACCGGCAAGGCGGCGATGAAAGGCATGTTGTCGTTGGAGGCGGCGTACGATAAGGCCAGCGGCAGTCATATATGGGCGGCCGATTTCAGCGTGATCGGCGCCACCGGCGAATATATGCTGGAAGTACCAGGCTTAGGGCGATCGTATTCATTCCGCATCGACGACGGCCTTTACAGCCAGGCGGCGCTTGTGGCGATGAAGAGTTTTTATTTCCAACGCTATGGCGTTGGCCTTGCCAAACCATTCGCGGGTCCTTGGGCGCAAAAAACGCCCCAGCCCGCCGAAGAGATCGTCCATTCCTCTACGGAGCCGGAAGCGGCGCCTATCGGCATCGTTGGCGGCTGGCATGATGGAGGGGATAATGGCCGCTACGCCGTGAATGGCTCGTTTGCGGCGGGGATGCTGATGCTTCTGCATGAAATCTCCCCGCAAAGTTTCGGCGATCGTTCTTTGAATATTCCCGAAAGCGGCAATGGCGTCCCCGACATCCTCGATGAAACGCGCTGGGAAATCGCCTGGCTGCTGCAAATGCAAGACGAAAGCGGCGGCGTCCACCACAAACTCACGCCCAACGAATGGATCAAAACCTCGCCCGCCGCCAAGGAAAAGGAGAAACTCATTCTCTTCCCCATCTCCACCGCCGCTACGGCGGGCGCCAGCGCCGTTTGGGCCAAGGCGGCGCGCCTTTATTCCCCTTACGATGCGACGTTCGCCGCCGAATGCCTGGCTGCCGCGCAAAAAGCCTGGAAGTTTTTGGAAATCCATCCGAACGACGGCGGCTTCAACAATCCCGACGGCGCCATTACCAAAACCTATAACGATAAAGACGATTCCGACGAGCGCTTCTGGGCGGCTGTGGAATTGTATCGCGCCACGGAAGACGCGCGTTTTCTTGACGTCCTTCGCGTCATGGGCGAAAAACGGGCGCCGTTCCTTTCCGCTTCCGGCTATTGGGGCAACGTCATGCCGCTGGCCGCGGCGGAAATGCTATGCGCCGCCAAGGACAAATTCGAAGCGAAAATGGCCGATGAAATCGTGAGAGATTTACTTTCCCTCGCGGATAGTTTCGTGGAAAAGAGCCAATGCGAAGGATACCGGCAAAGCATCCAGCCGGGGGAATATACCTGGGGATCGAACGCCGTTCTTTTGCAGAACGCCTTTATTCTTTGTTTGGCGAACCGGATTCAGCCCAAGGAAAAATATCGACGAACGTTAATGGATCAATGGCATTATATTCTAGGTAGGAATCCGCTTTCGCGATGCTTCGTCACCAGCCTGGGTTCTCTCTCCCCTCAAAAACCCCATCATCCGCTTTCGATGACGGATAAGGTGGAAGAACCCATCCCCGGTTTGCTCGTTGGCGGACCGAATCAGTTCCTGAACGATACTATTCTCAAAAACACGTTCCTTATCGAAGCGCCCCCGGCGGTGGAGTATATCGACAGCGAGGAGAGTTTCGCGTCGAATGAAGTTTCCATTAGCTGGAATGCAGTCCTAACGTTCGTCGCCGCCTCCATCGCGTTTTTCTAA
- a CDS encoding PIN domain-containing protein, whose translation MKIVYADACYWIALFNPKDQLHRNAKEISSKLGACRIVTSEMIIVELLYGLSGCGPVLREKAVKIIMKLRENPNVEIVPQTSRQLQCAIKRYERMKDKEWGIPDCASFDIMEEKGIKEALTYDRHFIQAGYVAFMKETP comes from the coding sequence ATGAAAATCGTATATGCAGATGCTTGTTATTGGATTGCCCTATTTAATCCAAAAGATCAATTGCATCGAAATGCAAAGGAAATATCTTCAAAACTTGGCGCTTGCCGAATTGTTACTAGTGAAATGATTATCGTTGAACTTTTATATGGATTGAGCGGATGCGGTCCTGTTTTACGGGAAAAAGCCGTGAAAATCATAATGAAACTAAGGGAAAATCCCAACGTTGAAATTGTTCCCCAAACAAGCCGTCAACTTCAATGCGCCATAAAACGGTACGAAAGAATGAAAGACAAAGAATGGGGGATTCCCGATTGCGCCAGTTTTGACATCATGGAAGAAAAGGGAATTAAAGAAGCGCTTACGTATGATCGGCATTTTATCCAAGCTGGGTATGTTGCTTTTATGAAAGAGACCCCTTAA
- the leuC gene encoding 3-isopropylmalate dehydratase large subunit, producing MAKNIFEKIWDAHVVYEEEGKTPLIYIDRHYIHEVTSPQAFEGLRLAERNVRRPDLTFATMDHNIPTTDRSIPIQEPMSKKQVETLRANCKEFGIACFDMNDPLNGIVHVIGPELGLTQPGMTIVCGDSHTATHGAFGALAFGIGTSEVEHVLATQTLPQKKSKTLQVRVNGKLPQGIFSKDIILAIIGKIGTAGGTGYVIEYTGDAIRSLSMEGRMTVCNMSIEAGARAGLISPDETTFAYMKGRPYLPKEKTWEDLRIEWRTWASDEGCAYDKTMELDASAIEPQVTWGTSLGMVTGISGKAPILSEIKDANQRLAAESALKYMGIEEGTPAREFRVNKIFIGSCTNGRIEDLREAAKTVKGYQIHPSIEQALIVPGSTAVKKQAEKEGLDKIFLDAGFEWREAGCSMCLAMNADVLNPGDRCAATSNRNFEGRQGKGGRTHLVSPAMAAAAAVKGHFADIRQWEYK from the coding sequence ATGGCAAAAAATATTTTCGAAAAAATATGGGATGCGCACGTCGTTTACGAAGAGGAGGGAAAGACTCCTCTAATCTACATCGACCGGCATTATATTCACGAGGTCACGTCTCCCCAGGCCTTCGAAGGATTGCGCCTGGCGGAGAGGAACGTGCGCCGTCCCGATTTGACGTTCGCAACGATGGACCACAATATCCCCACGACGGACCGGTCCATCCCCATTCAGGAACCCATGTCCAAAAAGCAGGTCGAAACCTTGCGCGCCAACTGCAAGGAATTCGGGATTGCTTGCTTCGATATGAACGATCCCTTAAACGGAATTGTTCACGTCATCGGTCCGGAACTCGGTCTTACGCAACCGGGAATGACTATCGTTTGCGGCGATTCCCACACGGCCACCCACGGAGCTTTCGGCGCCTTGGCGTTCGGCATCGGCACTAGCGAAGTAGAGCATGTTTTAGCCACGCAAACGCTGCCGCAAAAGAAATCCAAAACGCTGCAAGTGCGCGTAAACGGAAAGTTGCCGCAAGGAATTTTCTCCAAGGATATCATCCTCGCCATCATCGGAAAAATCGGAACCGCCGGAGGAACGGGCTATGTGATCGAATATACCGGCGATGCGATTCGAAGCCTGAGCATGGAAGGACGGATGACCGTCTGCAATATGTCTATCGAAGCGGGCGCTCGCGCCGGTCTTATCTCTCCAGACGAAACGACGTTCGCTTATATGAAAGGCCGTCCTTATTTGCCCAAAGAAAAAACTTGGGAAGATTTACGAATAGAATGGAGGACTTGGGCGTCGGACGAAGGTTGCGCTTACGACAAGACGATGGAACTGGACGCCAGCGCCATCGAGCCGCAAGTAACGTGGGGCACGTCGCTGGGAATGGTGACGGGCATATCGGGCAAAGCGCCCATTCTTTCCGAAATCAAAGACGCCAACCAACGGCTAGCGGCGGAAAGCGCCTTGAAATATATGGGAATCGAAGAAGGAACGCCCGCGCGGGAATTTCGCGTCAATAAAATTTTCATTGGTTCCTGCACAAACGGACGGATCGAAGATTTGCGGGAAGCAGCCAAAACTGTCAAAGGTTATCAAATCCACCCCTCCATCGAACAGGCGTTGATCGTGCCTGGTTCTACTGCCGTCAAGAAACAAGCAGAGAAAGAAGGGCTGGATAAAATTTTCCTAGACGCTGGATTCGAATGGCGGGAGGCTGGCTGCTCAATGTGCCTGGCTATGAACGCCGATGTATTGAATCCCGGCGACCGTTGCGCCGCCACCTCCAACCGCAATTTCGAAGGCCGCCAAGGCAAGGGGGGACGCACCCATCTCGTCAGTCCCGCCATGGCCGCCGCCGCCGCCGTCAAAGGCCATTTCGCCGATATTCGCCAATGGGAGTATAAATGA
- a CDS encoding addiction module protein encodes MNPSIRNLTVDQRLRIVEDLWDSIAEDQQALSLSEKQKIELDRRLEAFALDGNQGRLAEDALAKIRKRL; translated from the coding sequence ATGAATCCATCGATAAGAAATCTCACAGTCGATCAACGTTTGCGGATCGTGGAAGACCTTTGGGATAGCATTGCGGAAGACCAACAGGCGTTATCGCTATCCGAAAAGCAGAAAATTGAATTGGATCGTAGATTGGAGGCGTTCGCACTTGACGGCAACCAAGGCCGCTTAGCGGAAGATGCGTTGGCCAAAATCCGAAAACGATTGTAA
- a CDS encoding DUF4956 domain-containing protein, which produces MGNILSATGIGDIPHPFQSLSSTMNTQHFVESLNYTDILISLSAAAILAALLAYHPKRQVETGGPVNDKELKQNQILICVAGATLVCLIRGSLELSFGLVGLGGLVRYRTSMRNPTDLSFIFILIGIGMSCGLQFYKFAITITGFIYVLLYILDFSGGAYKNIWVVRVSSTNVHIVENQFKSMAKDLGFHIISMKTSVQTGRFRCRFTSKSKLISDELTQNIRERCGEDVQFTRIDWELVRD; this is translated from the coding sequence ATGGGAAATATTCTATCCGCTACGGGAATAGGGGATATTCCCCATCCCTTTCAAAGCCTTTCATCGACTATGAATACTCAACATTTTGTAGAAAGTCTGAACTATACCGATATTCTCATTTCTCTCTCCGCCGCCGCCATTCTAGCAGCGCTGCTAGCCTATCATCCCAAACGGCAGGTGGAGACGGGAGGACCGGTCAACGATAAGGAACTGAAGCAAAACCAAATCCTCATCTGCGTGGCGGGCGCCACGCTTGTCTGCCTGATCCGAGGCAGTTTGGAACTTTCCTTCGGTTTGGTGGGTCTAGGCGGCTTGGTGCGCTACCGCACTTCGATGCGCAATCCTACCGATCTTTCCTTTATCTTCATCTTGATCGGAATAGGAATGTCCTGCGGTCTCCAATTCTACAAATTCGCGATAACGATTACGGGATTCATCTACGTCCTTCTCTATATTCTCGATTTCAGCGGCGGCGCCTATAAGAATATTTGGGTTGTGCGCGTCTCATCCACCAATGTCCACATCGTGGAGAATCAGTTCAAATCCATGGCGAAAGATTTGGGATTTCATATCATCTCCATGAAAACCTCGGTTCAAACCGGCCGCTTCCGCTGCCGATTCACGTCCAAGTCCAAACTGATCAGCGACGAATTGACCCAAAACATCCGCGAACGCTGCGGTGAGGACGTCCAATTCACCCGCATCGACTGGGAGCTGGTGAGGGATTGA
- a CDS encoding bifunctional homocysteine S-methyltransferase/methylenetetrahydrofolate reductase: MDSFLEAAQKRVILADGAMGTEIYARGFFVNRCYDELNLTNPEVVREIHEQYLQAGAEILTTNTFGANRIHLQSFGLGEKTKEINRRGVSLLREAAGDSVFAAGSIGPISSALASNETPASIQASFREQAAYLIESGADLLLLETFTSLEQLEWAFEAVAGLDGSIPVIPSVSIGVFSRHQPVAPAQLVQKARSWGSRFVGLNCGGGPPEMLEALGMVKEAAGNDLKISAMPNAGMPKEVEGRTLYLASPEYMAEYARRLLQRGASIIGGCCGATPRMIKEMAVFLRSVQPRQTSVRLVETDAPVLPPIPLEERTPFGRLLGKKFAVSVELDPPKGITAERAVQGAKFLYENGIDAVNIADGPRASGRMSPTALALLVKREAPIETIIHVCGRDRNLLALQMDLISANALDLRNLMLITGDPPKMGYYPDATAVFDLDSIGLVECANRLNHGLDFAGRPLDGRTSFVLGVGCNPGAADLEREADRYEKKVNAGAEYVFSQPMYDPELLETFLKRVAHVKPIPFFVGVLPLASAKNAEFLHNNVPGMQVPAEIRRRLSLAPTKETQRKEGIAIAAETLREAIRHPQIKGAYIFPPFGRYESILDVLEQSGAR, translated from the coding sequence ATGGATTCCTTTTTGGAAGCGGCGCAAAAGCGAGTCATACTCGCCGACGGGGCGATGGGAACGGAAATCTATGCGCGAGGATTTTTCGTCAACCGCTGTTACGACGAGCTCAACTTGACCAATCCGGAGGTTGTGCGGGAAATTCACGAACAATACCTTCAAGCCGGGGCCGAAATTCTGACAACCAATACCTTCGGCGCCAATCGCATCCATCTCCAATCATTCGGCCTGGGAGAAAAGACGAAAGAGATCAATCGGAGAGGCGTTTCCCTTTTGCGGGAGGCGGCAGGGGATTCCGTCTTCGCCGCCGGTTCCATCGGTCCGATCTCCAGCGCGTTGGCTTCCAACGAAACGCCCGCTTCGATTCAGGCTAGTTTCCGGGAACAGGCGGCGTACTTGATCGAGAGCGGCGCCGATTTGCTGTTACTGGAAACATTTACTTCCTTGGAGCAACTCGAATGGGCTTTTGAAGCCGTCGCCGGGTTGGATGGATCGATTCCCGTCATCCCATCCGTTTCCATCGGTGTTTTTTCGCGTCATCAACCGGTGGCCCCGGCGCAGCTGGTGCAAAAAGCGCGGTCGTGGGGAAGCCGGTTTGTTGGACTCAACTGCGGAGGCGGTCCGCCGGAGATGTTGGAAGCGCTCGGTATGGTGAAGGAAGCCGCCGGGAACGATCTGAAAATCTCCGCCATGCCCAACGCCGGTATGCCGAAAGAAGTGGAAGGCCGAACGCTCTACCTCGCTTCGCCGGAATACATGGCGGAATATGCGCGCCGCCTGTTGCAGCGGGGAGCGTCCATCATCGGCGGATGCTGCGGAGCAACGCCGCGCATGATTAAGGAAATGGCCGTATTTTTGCGCTCCGTGCAGCCGCGGCAGACCTCCGTGCGTCTAGTGGAAACGGATGCGCCCGTTCTGCCGCCAATTCCCTTAGAAGAACGGACGCCGTTCGGGCGGTTGTTGGGAAAGAAGTTCGCCGTTTCCGTCGAACTCGATCCGCCGAAAGGGATTACGGCGGAGCGGGCGGTTCAGGGCGCGAAATTTCTTTACGAAAACGGCATCGACGCCGTCAACATCGCCGACGGTCCCCGCGCTTCCGGGCGCATGTCGCCGACAGCGCTGGCGTTGCTGGTAAAGCGGGAAGCGCCGATCGAAACCATCATTCACGTCTGCGGACGAGACCGGAATCTATTGGCCTTGCAGATGGATTTGATCAGCGCTAACGCCCTCGACTTGCGCAACCTGATGCTCATTACCGGCGATCCGCCTAAAATGGGTTATTATCCCGACGCCACCGCCGTCTTCGATCTCGATTCCATCGGTTTAGTAGAATGCGCGAATCGCTTGAATCATGGATTGGATTTCGCCGGGCGTCCGCTGGACGGACGCACGTCGTTCGTTCTCGGTGTGGGATGCAATCCCGGCGCGGCGGATTTGGAGCGGGAGGCGGATCGATACGAGAAAAAGGTCAACGCCGGAGCGGAATATGTTTTCTCCCAGCCGATGTACGATCCCGAATTGCTGGAGACGTTTTTAAAACGAGTAGCGCATGTGAAGCCGATTCCATTTTTCGTGGGCGTGCTGCCACTGGCGAGCGCCAAGAACGCCGAGTTTCTGCATAATAACGTCCCGGGTATGCAAGTGCCCGCCGAAATCCGCCGCCGGTTAAGCCTCGCTCCCACCAAAGAAACGCAGCGGAAAGAAGGCATCGCCATCGCGGCGGAAACTTTGCGCGAAGCCATCCGCCATCCCCAGATCAAAGGGGCGTACATCTTCCCGCCTTTCGGACGCTATGAGAGCATCCTCGACGTATTGGAACAGTCGGGAGCGCGGTAA
- a CDS encoding FAD-linked oxidase C-terminal domain-containing protein produces the protein MIPKEEIVSALKRIVEPDRVLSDPEDVVTYAYDGTPNLNAAPAAIVYPTSTDEVSGIMRWAYDRKVPVVPRGSGTGLSGGSVPLEGGVVLCLVRMNRILEVDEENLTILAEPGVITADLAAEAAKHGLFYPPDPGSMKISTIGGNVVENSGGLRCLKYGVTEDYVLGMEAVLADGSVFWTGSKSKKDVAGYNLKKMLVSSEGTLGVITKILLRLIPPPAASRTLLAFFPDVVSAGKAVAGIIAGKIIPCALEFLDNVTINCVEDHAHLGLPRDIGALLLIQTDGHPAQVEEEAAKIRAICEENGSTGVKTAQTAEEAEQLAQARRMALASLARRKPTTILEDATVPRSKVPDMLAFIEETRKKYNLEIGTFGHAGDGNLHPTCLTDERDKEEMHRVELAFDEIFKKAIALGGTVTGEHGVGCVKSKYLPLMVGEASMNVMRRIKRVFDPEGILNPGKIFIDKDGK, from the coding sequence TTGATTCCTAAAGAAGAGATCGTTTCCGCCTTAAAGCGGATTGTGGAGCCGGATCGCGTTCTCAGCGATCCGGAAGACGTTGTCACTTACGCTTACGACGGTACGCCCAATCTCAACGCCGCGCCCGCCGCCATCGTTTATCCTACCAGCACAGATGAGGTTTCCGGCATCATGCGCTGGGCCTACGATCGCAAGGTCCCCGTCGTGCCGCGCGGCTCCGGCACCGGCCTTTCCGGCGGCAGCGTCCCGCTGGAAGGCGGCGTCGTACTCTGCCTTGTACGCATGAACCGCATCTTGGAAGTCGACGAAGAAAACTTGACGATCCTGGCCGAACCGGGCGTCATCACCGCCGATCTGGCCGCCGAAGCGGCGAAGCATGGCCTGTTTTATCCGCCGGATCCGGGATCGATGAAAATCTCCACCATCGGCGGCAACGTCGTGGAAAATTCCGGCGGCCTGCGCTGCCTCAAATACGGCGTGACGGAAGATTACGTCCTCGGCATGGAAGCCGTCCTCGCGGATGGTTCCGTCTTTTGGACGGGAAGCAAATCGAAAAAAGACGTCGCTGGATACAACCTGAAAAAGATGCTTGTCAGTTCCGAAGGCACGCTGGGCGTCATTACGAAAATTCTGCTGCGCCTTATTCCTCCTCCCGCCGCGTCACGAACGCTGCTTGCTTTCTTTCCCGACGTCGTATCGGCGGGCAAGGCGGTGGCGGGAATCATTGCAGGCAAGATCATTCCCTGCGCGTTGGAATTTTTAGATAACGTGACCATCAATTGCGTCGAGGATCACGCCCATCTCGGCCTGCCCCGCGACATCGGCGCCTTGCTTCTCATTCAGACGGACGGCCATCCTGCCCAAGTCGAGGAAGAAGCGGCGAAAATCCGCGCCATCTGCGAAGAGAACGGCTCTACGGGCGTAAAAACGGCGCAGACGGCGGAAGAAGCCGAGCAGCTGGCCCAAGCCCGCCGCATGGCGCTCGCTTCCCTTGCCCGACGCAAACCCACCACCATCCTTGAAGACGCCACCGTACCCCGCAGCAAAGTGCCCGACATGCTGGCTTTCATTGAAGAAACCCGCAAGAAATACAACCTCGAAATCGGCACCTTCGGCCACGCCGGCGACGGCAATCTTCACCCTACTTGCCTCACCGACGAAAGAGACAAGGAAGAGATGCATCGGGTCGAACTAGCCTTCGACGAAATCTTCAAAAAAGCCATCGCCCTCGGCGGCACGGTTACCGGCGAGCATGGCGTCGGCTGCGTCAAGAGCAAATATCTTCCTCTCATGGTGGGAGAAGCGAGCATGAACGTCATGCGCCGAATCAAGCGCGTCTTCGATCCCGAAGGAATCCTCAATCCCGGCAAGATTTTTATTGATAAAGATGGGAAATGA